From the Petrotoga mexicana DSM 14811 genome, one window contains:
- a CDS encoding ABC transporter permease produces the protein MKGGKRNSPVFLLTISFFTRSKKNFKFSLIAMIIGVWGIIVVTSIINGFDSLLIDSITNFYPHLVVRGNYAQNSSEIDKIVNFNIIPVAVINQSKIAFSQLMELDDLSIYEGFVNEESGTEGLILGNKLANNLNVEIGDTIITVRTKGLLPIFQESKVTGIFDSGVYSYDSTFILSQNSNSKEYTGIFLKNPNKAQQFKEKYLSGYSALTWEESNETLAKAVQFDSLIAFTITFFILLISGFSISNSVSFSVFTRKKEIAILRALGFQRRQVSTIFILETFLISLVGFVLGVIAGILTCWFLIILKIPLPEGLFYVEYLPIKITASSFLIAFLINSFVSIFFSYIASRRAASLNIVESLKEE, from the coding sequence ATGAAAGGTGGTAAAAGAAATAGTCCGGTTTTCCTTCTGACTATTTCTTTTTTCACAAGGTCGAAAAAAAACTTTAAATTCTCTCTCATCGCTATGATAATAGGAGTATGGGGTATCATAGTAGTTACCTCAATAATAAATGGTTTCGATAGCTTATTAATAGATTCAATAACTAATTTTTATCCTCATCTCGTTGTTAGAGGAAATTATGCTCAAAACTCATCAGAAATAGACAAAATTGTAAATTTTAACATCATCCCTGTTGCGGTTATAAACCAATCTAAAATTGCCTTCTCTCAACTTATGGAATTGGATGATCTATCAATCTATGAAGGATTTGTAAATGAGGAAAGCGGTACCGAAGGCCTTATATTAGGAAATAAATTAGCGAATAATCTCAATGTTGAAATTGGTGATACCATAATAACTGTGAGAACAAAAGGACTATTGCCGATTTTCCAAGAAAGTAAAGTTACGGGAATATTCGATTCTGGGGTATATTCGTACGATTCAACCTTCATATTGTCTCAAAATTCGAATTCAAAAGAGTATACTGGTATTTTTTTAAAAAATCCAAATAAGGCTCAACAATTTAAAGAAAAATATCTTTCTGGTTACTCTGCGCTCACTTGGGAAGAGTCCAACGAAACTTTGGCTAAGGCTGTTCAGTTTGATAGCTTGATAGCTTTTACGATAACTTTTTTCATTCTGCTGATTTCTGGTTTCAGTATATCAAACTCTGTTTCTTTCTCTGTCTTTACTAGAAAGAAAGAGATAGCTATTTTAAGGGCTCTTGGTTTTCAAAGAAGACAAGTATCTACTATTTTTATCTTAGAAACTTTTTTAATATCTCTAGTAGGATTTGTACTTGGAGTTATCGCGGGCATTTTAACATGCTGGTTTCTAATTATTTTAAAGATACCATTACCCGAAGGACTCTTTTATGTGGAATATTTACCCATTAAGATAACAGCCAGCTCTTTTTTGATAGCTTTTTTAATAAACAGCTTTGTATCTATTTTTTTCAGTTATATCGCATCAAGACGAGCAGCGAGCTTAAATATCGTAGAATCTTTAAAGGAAGAATGA
- the ndk gene encoding nucleoside-diphosphate kinase, protein MKGDFNLAEKAFVMIKPNAIKRGLIGEIIKRYEQKGLKVVAMKMIKMKKEQAEELYKVHQGKDFYQPLIEFILSGPVVVMILEGPRVIEAVRSINGETDPLKAQAGSIRGEFGISVRKNIVHASDSVQSAEQEWGIFFEENEIFEYLCGFENEL, encoded by the coding sequence ATGAAGGGAGATTTTAATTTGGCGGAAAAAGCATTTGTGATGATAAAACCCAACGCGATTAAAAGAGGACTAATTGGTGAAATAATCAAAAGATATGAGCAAAAAGGACTAAAAGTTGTCGCCATGAAAATGATAAAGATGAAAAAAGAACAAGCTGAAGAGCTCTACAAAGTACACCAAGGTAAGGATTTTTATCAACCTTTGATAGAATTCATATTATCTGGACCTGTGGTCGTTATGATTTTAGAAGGTCCAAGAGTTATTGAAGCTGTTAGAAGCATAAACGGTGAAACAGATCCTCTAAAAGCTCAAGCAGGAAGTATTCGTGGAGAATTTGGGATAAGTGTCAGAAAAAATATTGTACATGCTTCAGATTCGGTTCAAAGTGCGGAACAAGAGTGGGGAATTTTCTTTGAAGAAAATGAGATTTTTGAATATCTATGTGGTTTTGAAAACGAATTGTAA
- a CDS encoding glucose-1-phosphate adenylyltransferase, translated as MRVLAIILAGGQGTRLGVITNNLAKPAVPFGGKYRMIDFTLSNCVNSNINTVGVVTQYMPHRLVEHLGIGKPWDLDIKGGGLHILPPYLSRSGTSWYQGTADAVYQNIEFIERYKPDFVLLLSGDHVYKMDYNDIIDYHIEKDADGTIACMEVPVSEAHRFGIMVTDPFNRIIEFQEKPKEPRGTLASLGIYVFKWNFLKDALIRDAQDNTSEHDFGKNIIPKALEENSQLYAFNFEGYWRDVGTIESYLDCNLEIISPLPPLDLHDENWKIYTQSEELPPAFIAKGSSVLKSFVSEGSEIYGTVENSVIFQGVTVSEGTYVKDSIIMNNVFIGKNAYIEKAIVAENTIIGESVEIGKGKFAESKIDKKIYNSDITVIGFNSKLKNKMTIGKNCVIDNEVDLNDYDVQEINSGEGIIK; from the coding sequence ATGCGTGTTTTAGCTATTATTTTAGCTGGAGGTCAAGGAACAAGACTTGGGGTAATTACAAACAATTTAGCAAAGCCTGCCGTACCCTTCGGTGGGAAATATCGTATGATCGATTTCACTTTAAGCAACTGCGTTAATTCAAATATAAACACCGTAGGTGTTGTTACTCAATACATGCCACATAGGTTGGTAGAACATTTAGGTATAGGTAAACCGTGGGACTTGGATATAAAAGGCGGAGGTTTACATATTTTGCCTCCTTATTTAAGTAGGTCAGGAACTTCGTGGTACCAAGGAACAGCCGATGCGGTTTATCAAAACATCGAATTTATAGAAAGGTATAAACCTGATTTTGTGTTATTATTGTCAGGGGATCATGTATATAAAATGGATTATAACGATATAATAGACTATCACATAGAAAAAGATGCCGATGGTACGATAGCGTGTATGGAAGTACCAGTAAGTGAGGCACATAGATTTGGTATAATGGTTACTGACCCTTTCAATAGGATAATCGAATTCCAAGAAAAGCCCAAAGAACCAAGAGGAACCTTGGCATCTTTGGGAATATATGTATTTAAATGGAACTTTCTAAAAGATGCCCTCATTAGAGATGCCCAAGATAATACTTCTGAACATGATTTTGGAAAAAATATAATTCCCAAAGCACTGGAAGAAAATTCTCAACTGTATGCTTTCAATTTTGAAGGTTATTGGAGAGACGTTGGAACGATAGAATCTTATCTTGACTGTAATCTTGAGATAATTTCTCCCCTGCCTCCGTTGGACCTTCACGATGAAAATTGGAAGATATACACTCAATCTGAAGAGTTACCCCCTGCTTTCATCGCAAAAGGTTCCAGCGTGTTAAAAAGCTTTGTTAGCGAAGGTTCAGAAATATACGGAACGGTTGAAAATTCAGTGATTTTTCAAGGTGTAACCGTTTCAGAGGGAACTTATGTAAAAGATTCCATTATAATGAATAATGTATTTATCGGCAAAAATGCGTATATAGAAAAAGCGATTGTTGCTGAAAATACTATTATCGGTGAGTCGGTTGAGATAGGAAAAGGTAAATTCGCGGAATCTAAAATCGATAAAAAGATCTATAATTCAGATATAACTGTAATAGGCTTCAACTCGAAGCTAAAAAACAAGATGACAATAGGGAAAAATTGTGTCATAGACAACGAGGTAGATTTAAATGATTATGATGTGCAAGAAATAAACAGTGGGGAAGGAATAATCAAGTAA
- a CDS encoding BMP family ABC transporter substrate-binding protein — protein sequence MKRFSFFVFIIILFSFTVLAAPQKVAYVINGSLGDQSFYDSGYAGIKQLENDYGVQTRVIECNFDPSLYYPSLLTAANWADVVFVISYGFEEELKTIAAQFPNKVFVNIDTVVEDEQGIISNIDYIEEEGAFMAGVVAGIVTTMTELEGINPQKLIGAVGGDDDIVIRSFVYGYEQGAHYIDPEIEVRTIYVGSWDDPAKGKQAALQLYSQGVDVIFQIASLTGSGVLQAAQEEGKYAIGVDSNQNGLAPGHVITSDLKEVGKSIELVFRDIVDGRYEPGTLYKLGLKAGAIGLAIDEYTYQILPKETVEKILQIQKDVADGKIVVKEYRE from the coding sequence ATGAAAAGATTCTCGTTTTTTGTGTTCATTATTATTCTCTTTTCTTTCACAGTTTTAGCAGCACCACAAAAGGTAGCATACGTAATAAACGGTTCCCTTGGGGATCAATCCTTTTATGACTCTGGTTATGCTGGCATAAAACAACTGGAGAATGATTACGGGGTTCAAACAAGGGTAATTGAATGCAATTTTGATCCCTCACTCTATTATCCAAGTTTACTTACAGCTGCAAATTGGGCAGATGTTGTATTCGTAATCTCTTACGGTTTTGAAGAAGAATTAAAAACCATAGCCGCACAATTTCCCAATAAGGTATTCGTAAATATTGACACCGTAGTCGAAGATGAACAGGGTATAATATCAAACATTGATTACATTGAAGAGGAAGGGGCTTTCATGGCTGGGGTTGTAGCAGGTATCGTTACAACAATGACGGAATTGGAAGGAATAAATCCCCAAAAACTAATAGGGGCAGTAGGCGGAGATGACGATATAGTCATCAGATCCTTTGTATATGGTTATGAACAAGGGGCACATTACATAGATCCGGAAATTGAAGTAAGAACGATATACGTGGGAAGTTGGGATGACCCTGCAAAAGGAAAACAAGCCGCTTTACAACTTTATTCTCAGGGTGTGGATGTAATATTTCAAATCGCAAGTTTAACAGGATCGGGAGTTTTACAAGCCGCCCAAGAAGAAGGAAAATATGCTATTGGCGTAGATTCAAATCAAAACGGTCTTGCCCCAGGTCACGTGATCACCAGCGATCTTAAAGAAGTTGGAAAATCTATTGAACTAGTTTTTAGAGACATAGTAGATGGAAGATATGAACCCGGCACGTTGTACAAACTCGGGTTAAAAGCCGGAGCGATAGGATTGGCAATCGATGAATACACATATCAGATTCTTCCGAAAGAAACTGTAGAAAAAATATTACAGATTCAGAAAGATGTTGCGGATGGAAAGATTGTGGTCAAAGAGTATAGAGAATAA
- a CDS encoding DUF4899 domain-containing protein, which produces MDFYALKFLATSNLTGETYVGYMFGKKAQTPYFNVLLLARAQLKEVNLPDITKDYLDFKSDIDMLYYQLSKEKNNNLISQFKAYFYSTLKKMKSEVTGTKIFMAIEDEDVYVLKSILSDILSEWAGDTKIRLVAQKFDYKDLTWITAVKEKGEEGLKEYLSREDVKDATEIYPIIDPIEGYSVSKLDIGEPIIVLPMENKDEDEKNTRKVIEGKIISKELIPSSDYIFLKVDLGNGALGKAVVHRELKVSVDQNRLQILRKSQEKDENENETKIIGDLYNQMKKDKSMPTDKKISSLDILIISGFSIIGILLIILIVILLGSF; this is translated from the coding sequence ATGGACTTTTATGCATTAAAATTTCTAGCAACTTCAAATTTAACCGGTGAAACATATGTGGGATATATGTTTGGTAAAAAAGCTCAAACCCCTTATTTTAATGTGCTGTTGTTAGCTAGGGCTCAGCTTAAAGAAGTAAACCTTCCGGATATTACAAAAGACTATCTTGATTTCAAATCAGACATCGATATGCTTTATTATCAACTGTCTAAAGAAAAAAATAATAACCTTATATCACAGTTCAAAGCCTACTTTTACAGTACGCTAAAAAAAATGAAATCTGAGGTCACGGGGACAAAAATCTTCATGGCCATAGAAGATGAAGACGTTTATGTTTTGAAATCAATTTTGAGCGATATTTTAAGTGAATGGGCTGGAGATACAAAAATCAGATTGGTAGCTCAGAAATTTGATTATAAAGATCTAACCTGGATAACCGCCGTAAAAGAGAAAGGAGAAGAAGGTTTAAAAGAATATTTAAGCAGAGAAGACGTTAAAGACGCAACTGAAATCTATCCAATAATAGACCCCATAGAAGGTTATTCCGTTTCTAAATTGGATATAGGTGAACCTATAATAGTTTTACCCATGGAAAATAAGGATGAAGACGAGAAAAATACGAGAAAAGTAATCGAGGGGAAAATTATATCTAAAGAATTGATTCCTTCAAGCGACTATATATTTTTAAAAGTAGATCTAGGGAATGGGGCTTTGGGTAAAGCGGTAGTTCATAGAGAGTTAAAGGTTTCAGTAGACCAAAATAGACTTCAAATTTTAAGAAAGTCTCAAGAAAAAGATGAAAATGAAAATGAAACAAAAATTATCGGCGATTTATACAACCAAATGAAAAAAGATAAAAGCATGCCTACGGATAAAAAAATAAGTTCCTTGGATATACTAATAATAAGTGGTTTTTCAATAATAGGGATACTTTTGATAATCTTAATTGTTATACTACTGGGATCTTTTTAA
- a CDS encoding radical SAM protein: MLNLRLSYATAVELGLKKGKIDFPNYTAYLMIGEKCLFNCAYCAQARNAQSNADLLSRIKWSEMSLDTFKSIFNPTKFKRICIQVVSSLDYWIELNELLSFLKEKEIPISVSIRPRNIEEVRTLFKKYNVDRVGIAIDVANKDLFPKIRGGKYEFYENMLKNVSNDFPNRITTHIIVGLGETDENIVDFLLKMKKFKILVSLFSFTPIKGTKLENLLPPSLSRYRKIQIAREIILQHNVEKASFLFDSKGNLQKLPEVEVDMEEAKKTSGCPWCTRPFYNEKPTEEPYNIPIPRHINL; this comes from the coding sequence ATGCTTAACTTGCGTTTATCGTATGCAACAGCTGTAGAACTCGGCTTAAAAAAAGGAAAAATTGACTTTCCAAACTATACAGCTTATCTCATGATCGGTGAAAAGTGCCTTTTCAACTGTGCTTATTGTGCACAAGCCAGGAATGCTCAAAGTAACGCGGATCTACTATCAAGAATCAAATGGTCTGAAATGTCTTTAGATACCTTTAAAAGTATCTTCAACCCTACCAAATTTAAACGTATATGCATCCAAGTTGTTTCTTCTTTAGATTACTGGATTGAATTAAACGAATTATTATCTTTTTTGAAAGAAAAAGAAATACCTATCTCTGTTTCTATAAGGCCAAGAAATATTGAAGAAGTTAGAACCTTGTTTAAAAAGTACAACGTTGATAGGGTTGGAATAGCCATAGATGTAGCAAACAAGGACCTTTTTCCAAAAATTAGGGGCGGTAAATACGAATTCTACGAAAATATGCTCAAAAATGTTTCAAACGATTTCCCCAATCGAATTACTACACACATAATTGTGGGATTGGGAGAAACTGACGAAAACATTGTAGACTTTTTATTAAAAATGAAAAAGTTTAAGATATTGGTAAGTCTATTTTCTTTTACCCCCATAAAGGGGACAAAACTTGAAAACCTTTTACCACCATCTTTATCCAGGTACAGAAAAATCCAGATTGCCAGAGAAATCATTCTACAACACAACGTAGAAAAAGCCAGTTTTCTCTTTGATTCAAAAGGTAACCTTCAAAAATTGCCCGAAGTTGAGGTGGATATGGAAGAAGCTAAAAAAACCTCGGGATGTCCATGGTGTACACGCCCTTTTTACAATGAAAAACCAACAGAAGAACCATACAACATCCCCATACCTCGACACATCAATCTCTAA
- the glgD gene encoding glucose-1-phosphate adenylyltransferase subunit GlgD, whose product MRVAGLILSGSTKDNLDKLTLKRTSAAVPVFGKYRAIDFTLSNMVNSGITNVGVFTQYNPRSLMDHLGSGKEWNLDRKRGGLFILQPFISPQSRKMYYEGTADAIFQNLTFLRRSYEDFVLIGSGDHIYNMDFRPLFKYHVKNGADVTLLTKTVEDRINFSQYGQVITDENNKITRIYEKDSEYRSNKIFLGVYFINKAFLMEILYANVPNGKFDLLKDIIIPNLSRMRVFSYEFDGYWKNIKKSVEDYYNTNMDILKEEVRNELFYSPERKIYTKLKDSAPPKINVNAEVSNSFVSDGCIINGVVRNSVLSRDVYIGAGSVIEDCIVLQGSYLEEGSVIRKTIIDKNVRIRSGKKLEGIGNEINVIEKGAVL is encoded by the coding sequence ATGAGGGTTGCAGGTCTTATACTTTCAGGGTCTACTAAAGACAATTTAGATAAACTAACGTTAAAAAGGACTAGCGCAGCTGTTCCTGTTTTTGGTAAGTACAGAGCGATAGATTTTACGTTAAGCAATATGGTAAATTCTGGTATCACAAACGTAGGCGTGTTTACTCAATACAATCCCAGATCTTTAATGGACCATTTGGGAAGCGGTAAAGAATGGAACTTAGATAGAAAAAGAGGGGGATTATTCATACTTCAACCATTTATAAGCCCTCAAAGCCGCAAAATGTACTATGAAGGAACAGCAGATGCAATATTCCAGAATTTAACCTTTTTGAGAAGATCATACGAAGATTTTGTTTTAATCGGTTCTGGAGATCATATATACAATATGGATTTTAGACCCCTTTTCAAATACCATGTAAAAAACGGTGCAGATGTTACTTTGCTAACAAAAACTGTAGAAGATAGAATAAATTTTAGTCAATACGGACAAGTCATTACAGATGAAAATAACAAAATCACACGAATCTATGAAAAAGACTCTGAATATCGCTCTAATAAGATTTTTTTGGGCGTTTATTTTATAAACAAAGCATTTTTGATGGAAATCCTATATGCCAACGTACCAAACGGAAAATTCGATCTTTTAAAGGATATAATCATACCCAACTTATCCAGGATGAGAGTTTTTTCTTACGAGTTTGATGGTTATTGGAAAAATATTAAAAAATCTGTAGAAGATTATTATAATACTAATATGGATATATTAAAAGAAGAGGTTAGAAATGAATTATTTTATTCACCGGAAAGAAAAATATACACAAAGCTAAAAGATTCGGCTCCACCGAAGATAAACGTTAACGCTGAGGTTTCCAATTCATTTGTATCTGATGGTTGTATAATAAATGGAGTTGTTAGAAATTCCGTGCTTTCTAGGGATGTGTACATTGGAGCAGGCTCTGTAATAGAAGATTGTATAGTATTACAAGGAAGTTATTTAGAGGAAGGAAGCGTAATTAGAAAGACCATAATTGATAAAAACGTAAGGATAAGATCTGGGAAAAAGTTGGAAGGAATAGGAAACGAGATCAATGTTATAGAAAAAGGGGCCGTTCTATAG
- a CDS encoding ADP-ribosylglycohydrolase family protein: protein MKAWENEFNRRRNAKPKKDHIEKWEDVEKMNVFPKEILVTLWDRKVPGSNAQESLMVGAVQSLENMGKTVNQAELLLDKGFEALENKEYSKLKAITSEIFFSLSKADSLDNNEYEKFDRPLEWEDISNSFPKQKFNNIDNLKDKIHGGWLGQLAGGSMGTKLEGYTHDALEETYSEQLGTYIGEVSTINDDVTYELIFLKTYEEQGEKISSKDLAKNWISYIPFGWSAELIALENIKRGIFPPESGFFNNPFQEWIGAQMRCMVHGLLRPGDPYNAAKLAFIDSQVSHSGNGIYGGIHSAVMTSLAFSEKDSRKIIEKSLDYIPKNTEFKKVVDNVVKYCKANNDWINVLRKIEDNFQRYNWVHLYPNTASVLTSLWFGEGDFDKTMKIVSSFGYDVDCNAGEVGTILGIIYGANDFPSYWSDPLKDTLETYLPDFSKIQISTLAQWTFQLSTQNGINKS from the coding sequence ATGAAGGCATGGGAAAATGAATTTAATAGAAGAAGAAACGCAAAACCAAAAAAAGATCACATTGAAAAATGGGAAGACGTAGAAAAAATGAATGTTTTCCCAAAAGAGATATTAGTAACCCTTTGGGATAGAAAAGTTCCAGGTTCTAACGCCCAGGAATCTCTCATGGTTGGTGCAGTCCAATCTTTAGAAAATATGGGTAAAACCGTAAACCAAGCGGAGTTATTGCTGGATAAAGGCTTCGAAGCATTAGAAAATAAAGAGTATTCTAAATTAAAGGCTATAACCTCAGAAATTTTCTTTTCTCTTTCCAAAGCCGATTCACTGGACAATAACGAATACGAAAAGTTTGATAGACCTTTGGAATGGGAAGATATCTCTAACTCTTTTCCTAAGCAAAAATTTAATAATATTGATAATCTAAAAGACAAGATTCACGGCGGTTGGTTAGGCCAACTTGCAGGTGGATCTATGGGGACCAAACTTGAAGGATATACCCACGATGCGTTGGAAGAAACATATTCTGAACAATTGGGCACTTACATAGGTGAGGTTTCAACGATCAACGACGATGTGACCTATGAATTAATTTTTCTCAAAACTTACGAAGAACAAGGGGAAAAGATCTCTTCAAAGGATTTAGCAAAAAATTGGATATCGTACATACCATTTGGATGGAGTGCTGAGTTGATAGCGCTTGAAAATATTAAAAGAGGAATATTCCCACCAGAGTCAGGATTTTTTAATAACCCATTTCAAGAATGGATAGGAGCACAGATGAGATGCATGGTTCATGGTTTATTGCGACCTGGCGATCCATATAATGCCGCAAAGTTAGCGTTTATAGATTCACAAGTATCCCATAGTGGTAACGGTATATACGGCGGCATACATAGTGCTGTTATGACATCTTTGGCTTTTTCTGAAAAAGATTCAAGAAAAATAATAGAAAAGTCATTGGATTATATTCCAAAAAATACCGAATTTAAAAAAGTCGTAGATAATGTAGTAAAATATTGTAAAGCCAATAATGATTGGATCAATGTCCTTAGAAAAATAGAGGACAATTTCCAAAGGTATAATTGGGTTCATCTGTATCCCAATACCGCCTCTGTTTTAACTTCTCTGTGGTTTGGAGAAGGAGATTTTGATAAAACAATGAAGATCGTATCTTCTTTCGGTTATGACGTTGATTGTAATGCTGGTGAGGTAGGTACGATATTAGGTATCATATATGGTGCAAACGATTTTCCTTCTTATTGGTCAGACCCTTTGAAAGACACGTTGGAAACCTATTTACCAGATTTTTCAAAGATCCAAATTTCCACTTTAGCCCAATGGACTTTTCAATTAAGCACCCAAAATGGTATTAATAAATCGTGA
- a CDS encoding glycerophosphodiester phosphodiesterase family protein, translated as MDEFVILGHRGYRAKFVENTIEAFKKAREYGADGIEYDSRLTKDGTLVVLHDDSIDNKKLKELTYEELKQIHFKNGETVPTVEEVIFTLDEQAILNLEIKEVEAAVPSYEITKRTNALDRTLFSSFKIDALRKVRSLDKSAKVGLLVEYDTLKYVEELNKEIDLYSLNLWIKALKDNIELSKELLHKWKEKGLKIFLWTVNDPKDLHTFKDLYDGIITDEVEKIVEVRRQFAEEKL; from the coding sequence ATGGATGAATTTGTGATTTTAGGCCATAGGGGTTACAGGGCAAAATTTGTCGAAAATACGATCGAAGCTTTTAAAAAAGCCAGAGAATACGGTGCCGATGGTATTGAATATGATTCGAGATTAACTAAAGATGGAACGTTGGTTGTTCTTCATGACGATAGTATTGACAACAAAAAGTTGAAGGAATTAACTTACGAGGAATTAAAACAAATACATTTTAAAAATGGAGAGACCGTTCCAACGGTCGAAGAAGTTATCTTTACTTTAGATGAACAAGCTATTCTTAATTTAGAAATCAAAGAGGTTGAGGCGGCAGTTCCTTCTTACGAAATAACTAAAAGAACGAATGCACTTGATAGAACCCTATTTTCTTCTTTCAAGATTGACGCTTTAAGAAAGGTCAGAAGTCTGGATAAAAGTGCAAAAGTTGGATTACTGGTTGAATATGATACTTTAAAATACGTAGAGGAATTGAATAAGGAGATTGATCTTTATTCTTTGAATCTTTGGATAAAGGCTTTAAAAGATAATATAGAACTTTCTAAAGAGCTCTTGCATAAATGGAAAGAAAAGGGTTTGAAGATATTTTTATGGACGGTCAACGATCCTAAAGATTTACACACATTCAAAGATTTGTATGACGGTATAATTACCGATGAGGTTGAAAAAATAGTAGAGGTAAGGAGACAATTTGCAGAAGAGAAACTTTAG